GGGATTAACCCGGTTACACCCCCAAGATTAATAAACGATTGCCAGGCAATCCAGCTCGCAATCCCAGCAGCAATCATACGTGCTAGTGGATCTTTTGTTCGCAATGCAATGGAAAAACCTTTATATACAATAAATCCTAAACCACCTAAGACGATTAGAACTCCCCAAACACCAAGTTCCTCCATTACAATCGCCATAATAAAATCGGTTTGTGGCTCAGGCAAATAACCTAATTTTTGAATAGATTGACCGAGTCCTCTACCTTCTAGACCGCCACCGCCAATTGCATAATAACTATTGACAACTTGGTGACCTACTCCATTTTCAAATTCAAATGGATTAAAATAAGATTCGATACGTCCTTTACGGTTCCCTTTTAATAATTCACCTTTAAATAGCCAGAGCATGCCTAGAATAGCTGTACCAAATGCACCTAACACACCAAAAAACTTCCAAAACGTTTTAAAAGGAATACCACTTGCTGCGACCACAGATACAGCGATACCGCATAAAATAATAACTGCCCCTAAATCTGTTTCAAAGGCTACACCAGCTACAACTAGTATCCAAAGGAAAATTGGATAAAAAATCTCTGTTGGCTGAAGCTTTTCAAATGTATACTTTTGAGATTTCCGATAAAATGCTGCTGCAAAATATAAAATTATAAATAGTTTCGCATATTCGGAAGGCTGGAAATTCCCCAATCCTGGTACACTGATCCAACTTTGAGAGCCTACTTCCTCTGCCCCATTACCAGCTACTTTTACCCAAGTAAAGAGCACAATTAACACAATCGTCAGTAACAACATAATATTCTTATTTGCATAATGCTTATAAGGGAAAAATGCTGCGGCCACAAATCCTAAAGACGCGACTGCTAAGTTAATAAGTTGTTTTTGATAAAAATAATCAGGTGCTTGTTCTTTGTGAACGATTGCCACCATCATACTTGAGCTATAAATCATTACTAAGCCAAATAAACTTAACAACAAAACCGTAAAAAATAATGGGTAATCAAAATTTTGAGCATATCGTTTTAAGTATTGTTTCATTGGAAAACCTCGTTCTAGAAAAAAAACTCAAATCGCAAGCAGCGTTTGAGTTTTTTCTTTTTATTTGTCTGTATACGCGTCATGTAGTACAGAAAGTTCCTTCTCGAGTGAATCGAGAATGGCCTTGCCTTTTTCGCGTTCAATAAGTCCAAGCTTCACAGCAAAGTCAATTTCACGTGAAAGGCCGAACATTTGTGTATCTAATACTTCTTCATATAAAGGGCATTGTGGCATCGTTAAATGATCCATTTGTACTCGAATGAGGCGAGCAATTTTATCTGCATCAGCAACTAAAAGCTCCAAAGCCTTCTCTTGAAAGGAAGTTTGTGATTTCGTATCCATGAGGACGCCCCCATTATCTGATATTTCTTCGATTCTATCTTAATAAAGTTTATCTTTTAGTCGCTAAAAATGCAAGTGTCTTCGTCGGAAAATAAACAATCCGAATTATATTTCTTTATTATCTCCTTGCATTAGCGTTATACTAATTCATGGATATACAAGATTTGAGGAGGATTTCTATTATGGAAACAATTATTCCTATTAAGGGTGCAGTTTCGTATCAACTAACATTAGATCCAACGGTTTGGATTTTTGACGATCGTAAATTAGACTTAAATACGTACTTCCAGGCAAGTGCAGTAGAGGAAGATGCGGATACAAAATATATGCGCGAAGTCGGTGCTCACTGGTCACGTGAAATCATGGAAGGTGCTACTTTCCCACCAACATTAAAATCAGAACGAAAATTCGACCGCAAAGGGATGGAAACGGGCACTTTCGGTATCGAATTAAGTCACTTCTTGAAAAATGCTGAAGTTAAACCCGAAGCGACAACAATCGTCATTGAATGCAAAAACGGGGAAGAACATGCATTTACAATTGAAGAAGCACAGACATTAATTTTTAAATACAGTCAGGATGGCAAACCTTTAACCGAAGATGGACCCGTTCATGTATTATTTGGAGACGGCTCCAATGTAGACAGCCCTATTAAAAATGTGTTAGCCATTCGTGCGGAATAGGGAGGGAATGCGATGCGCGTAAAATGTGTCATTTGCGATACTATTAACCAGTTAGATGATGATTTACCGTTAGCAAAAAAACTGCGTAATCGTCCGATTCATACGTATATGTGCGACACATGCCATGATCGAATTAAGGAAAATACGGTGGCACGTATTGAAACGGGAAATTTCCGCTTTTACCGTACCTCACCACAAATGGACAAAGAATTTTAAGTGCCAGGCACTCATACAATTTAAAAAGCGCTCGCTCTAGCAGATTTAACAGTACAAAACGCAAAACCCTATTCATACAGGTTTTGCGTTTTTTACTTAGCCATTATTTTTGATAATCACTTTTTCCAGCAATTCGACAACTTGATACATAATTGTCGCGAAGAAAGCGATAATGAGCAGTGACATAAGGACAAGATTAAAGTTAAATACTTGGAAGCCATAAATAATTAAATAACCAAGCCCCTTTGAAGCAACTAAAAACTCACCAACAATCACACCAACCCATGACAAACCAACATTCACTTTCAAAGTCGAAATAATAGTTGGAAAAGAAGCAGGCAAAATCACCTCTTTGAAAGTTTGCCAACGAGTTGCACCAAAAGTTTGTAACACTTTACTGTAATTGGGATCCACACCTTTAAAAGCGGTGTACACAACAATGGTAGTAATGATGATAGATATCAGAGCACCCATTGCAATAATCGAAAAATAACCTGGTCCAAGTGCAACGATTAAAATCGGCCCTAACGCCACTTTTGGCATAGCATTTAATATTACTAAATACGGATCTAAAATTTTGGATAACATCGGAGACCACCAGAGGACAGTTGCAATCAAGGTCCCTAATAATGTTCCAGCAATAAAGCCGATAATCGTCTCCATTAACGTCACACCAACATGTAATGTGAGTGTGCCGTCGCTTACTTTTTCAATAAACGTTTGCCATACATAGGTTGGTGAGCTAAAGATTAAACGGTCAATCCATTCAAGCCTCGAGAGCAGCTCCCACCCCCCAAAAAAGACCAGTAAAATAATGATTTGATATAGACGAACGAAGCGCTTTTCCTTCTTTAGCAATTGTTGATATTGTTTAAACAATGTATTATCCAAGACTCTCCAGCTCCTTCCAAATCGTTTGGAATACATCTGAATAAGCTGGATGTTGCCTTACATCGAACGGAGATAATTGTTGTAACTCAGAAGGTATTTCAAACACTTTGTGTAACATGCCTGGATTAGCCGAGAAAAGAAATACCCTTTCACTCATAGCGATTGCCTCACCAATATCATGTGTGACAAGAATCGCCGTTTTCTGATAGGTCTTTAATGTTTCGACAACTAAATCTTCAAGCTTTAACTTAGATTGATAATCGAGCGCTGAAAATGGTTCATCTAGCAATAATATTTTCGGATTAACCGCTAAAGTCCTTGCAAGTGCTACGCGTTGACGCATTCCTCCGGATAACTCTCTCGGATAATAACTTCCGACATGTGGCAAACCAATTTCATGTAAGAGCGCATTGGCCGTTACTTTATGCGTTTTATTATCCCGCTGCATGATTTTTAAACCAATGGTGACATTGTCCTCAATCGTTTTCCACGGGAATAGATAATCTTGTTGAAGCATGTAGCCGATAAGTGCCTGATTATGTGGCGCAATAATTTCGCCATCAATAAAAACCTTGCCTTCCGTTGCAGGAAATAACCCAGCAATAATAGACAAGAGTGTCGTTTTTCCACAGCCACTTGGCCCTATAAAAGAAACAAACTCCCCTTCACGAATATCTAGATTAATATCTTTTAAAACTTCCTTTGCCTGCGTACTAGAAAAATAACTATGGTGAATATGATCTAGTTTTAAAAATTCCATTTACTCTGCAGCCTTTTTTGCAAACTTTGTATTCACAAGCTCTTCATATTTTACTCGTTGAGGAAGTTCACCTGCTTCCTCCATAATTGTTTGTAAGTTATCCCACTCTTCTTCATCCAAAATTGGATCTGTTGCATAAGAGCCTTGTGATTTATAACGTTCGACCACCGTCTCAATTAACGCTACATCAACATTTTCAAAATACGGCTGAATTATTTTTGCCACTTCTGCCGCACTTTTCTCTTGTACAAAATCTTGTGCTCGCTTTAGCGCATTAGTAAATCCTTGCACTGTTTTAGCATCATCCTTTAAGTAGCTACTTTTTGCCATAAAGGACGTGTATGGTAAATGGCCTGATTCCGTGCCAAATGAAGCAACAATATAACCTTTCCCTTCTTTTTCAAACACACTCGCTGTCGGTTCAAACAACTGAACATAATCTCCTGTTCCTGAAGCAAAGGCTGTAGCGATATTGGCAAAATCAATATTTTGAATAAGTGTTACATCTTTTGTAGGATCAATGCCATGCTTTTTCAAGACAAACTCCCCAGCCATTTGTGGCATTCCACCTTTACGTTGCCCTAAAAATGTTGATCCTTTTACATCTTCCCATGAAAAATTATCCATCTTTTCACGGGCTACTAAAAATGTACCATCTGTTTGTGTTAATTGTGCAAAGTTTTGAATCGGATCGTTCGCACCTTGAGCTGTTACATAAATGGATGTTTCTGAGCCAACTAAGGCAATATCGATGCCATCTGAAAGTAACGCTGTCATCGTTTTATCGCCACCGGCAATCGTTTGTAGCTCAACAGAAAGTCCTTCCTCTTCAAAAAAACCTTTTTCAAGCGCTACATATTGCGGAGCATAGAAAATCGAGCGCGTCACTTCTCCGACCTTTACTTTTTCTAGCTCCGCTTTATTACACGCTGCCAATGAAAGGAGCAACAAAGCAATACTACTAAATAACAAACCTTTTTTAAGCCAACGCATTCCATTTCCTCCTTGATTGATAAATAGCCTATCGAGACTAACTTATTCACGTTAGAAGATTTAGGTGCCAACCATTTTGTCATATGTCATTCAATTGATTGAACATAGATGCACAGCTATTCTTACATAGGTAGATTGCCTAAGACGTAAAAATTTTCTCTATCAAAGAAAAAAAGCCCTAGCAAATAAATGCTAAGACTTTTTTTATGCCCTTAAAACTTAAGGTAAGTTTTATGGTAAAGGAGCCAAGCTACTATCATTGATTGGCAGCTTGTTGCTCTTCTCTTTTTTCTCGCCACATACGTGTTTTGTATACAATCAAAATTAACGCCGCTACGATGAGGCCTTCAATCATAGGTAGGAATAACGCGAAAAATGTCAACATAATACACCCCAAAAATAGGAACACATAAATGACAATATTTTGAGATAGCTTTAACTTTTTTGCAAAGCCTAATTTATAGACAATTGCAGAAAGTACAAAGACAAGAAGAAATACAACATAGCCTGCAACTTCATAGCTTGGTAAATTTTCATATAGAAATCTTGTAATACCAGCCATTCTCCCATAAACCTTTGTTGTTTCCTCTGCATTTGTTGATGCAGCAACTTGAATAACATTTAGTTCACCCAATAAA
This genomic interval from Lysinibacillus sphaericus contains the following:
- a CDS encoding FtsW/RodA/SpoVE family cell cycle protein, with translation MKQYLKRYAQNFDYPLFFTVLLLSLFGLVMIYSSSMMVAIVHKEQAPDYFYQKQLINLAVASLGFVAAAFFPYKHYANKNIMLLLTIVLIVLFTWVKVAGNGAEEVGSQSWISVPGLGNFQPSEYAKLFIILYFAAAFYRKSQKYTFEKLQPTEIFYPIFLWILVVAGVAFETDLGAVIILCGIAVSVVAASGIPFKTFWKFFGVLGAFGTAILGMLWLFKGELLKGNRKGRIESYFNPFEFENGVGHQVVNSYYAIGGGGLEGRGLGQSIQKLGYLPEPQTDFIMAIVMEELGVWGVLIVLGGLGFIVYKGFSIALRTKDPLARMIAAGIASWIAWQSFINLGGVTGLIPLTGVTLPFISYGGTSIILLSLAMGILINVSMFEKVERRKSQT
- a CDS encoding YlaN family protein, whose protein sequence is MDTKSQTSFQEKALELLVADADKIARLIRVQMDHLTMPQCPLYEEVLDTQMFGLSREIDFAVKLGLIEREKGKAILDSLEKELSVLHDAYTDK
- a CDS encoding YlaI family protein; its protein translation is MRVKCVICDTINQLDDDLPLAKKLRNRPIHTYMCDTCHDRIKENTVARIETGNFRFYRTSPQMDKEF
- a CDS encoding ABC transporter permease → MDNTLFKQYQQLLKKEKRFVRLYQIIILLVFFGGWELLSRLEWIDRLIFSSPTYVWQTFIEKVSDGTLTLHVGVTLMETIIGFIAGTLLGTLIATVLWWSPMLSKILDPYLVILNAMPKVALGPILIVALGPGYFSIIAMGALISIIITTIVVYTAFKGVDPNYSKVLQTFGATRWQTFKEVILPASFPTIISTLKVNVGLSWVGVIVGEFLVASKGLGYLIIYGFQVFNFNLVLMSLLIIAFFATIMYQVVELLEKVIIKNNG
- a CDS encoding ABC transporter ATP-binding protein, yielding MEFLKLDHIHHSYFSSTQAKEVLKDINLDIREGEFVSFIGPSGCGKTTLLSIIAGLFPATEGKVFIDGEIIAPHNQALIGYMLQQDYLFPWKTIEDNVTIGLKIMQRDNKTHKVTANALLHEIGLPHVGSYYPRELSGGMRQRVALARTLAVNPKILLLDEPFSALDYQSKLKLEDLVVETLKTYQKTAILVTHDIGEAIAMSERVFLFSANPGMLHKVFEIPSELQQLSPFDVRQHPAYSDVFQTIWKELESLG
- a CDS encoding ABC transporter substrate-binding protein, giving the protein MRWLKKGLLFSSIALLLLSLAACNKAELEKVKVGEVTRSIFYAPQYVALEKGFFEEEGLSVELQTIAGGDKTMTALLSDGIDIALVGSETSIYVTAQGANDPIQNFAQLTQTDGTFLVAREKMDNFSWEDVKGSTFLGQRKGGMPQMAGEFVLKKHGIDPTKDVTLIQNIDFANIATAFASGTGDYVQLFEPTASVFEKEGKGYIVASFGTESGHLPYTSFMAKSSYLKDDAKTVQGFTNALKRAQDFVQEKSAAEVAKIIQPYFENVDVALIETVVERYKSQGSYATDPILDEEEWDNLQTIMEEAGELPQRVKYEELVNTKFAKKAAE
- a CDS encoding YlaH-like family protein, whose translation is MDIKSALLGELNVIQVAASTNAEETTKVYGRMAGITRFLYENLPSYEVAGYVVFLLVFVLSAIVYKLGFAKKLKLSQNIVIYVFLFLGCIMLTFFALFLPMIEGLIVAALILIVYKTRMWREKREEQQAANQ